In the Fimbriimonadaceae bacterium genome, GTTGGCCTGGCTCACTTGGTCAGGGCCGACGACCATCGGCATGGTCCGGCTCAGGCTGTTCTGCACGTCGATCGGCGGGTAGTGGCCCCGGCTGGTGAGCTTACGGCTCAGCACGATGTGGCCGTCAAGGATCGCCCGAGTCGCGTCGGCGACGGGCTCGTTCGTGTCGTCGCCGTCGACCAAGACGGTGTAGATCGCCGTCACCGCCCCTTTGGCGGCGCACCCGGCCCGCTCCAACAGACGAGGGAGCAGCGCGAAAACGCTCGGCGTGTACCCCTTGGTGCTCGGCGGCTCGCCCACGGCGAGGCCCACTTCGCGTTGGGCCATGGCGAAGCGGGTGACCGAGTCCATCATCAGGAGCACGTCGTGCCCTTGGTCACGGAAAGACTCGGCCACGGCGGTGGCGGTGAGTGCCGCTTTGATGCGGACAAGGGCCGGTTCGTCGCTCGTGGCGACGACGACGACGCTGCGCGCGAGGCCGTCCGGGCCAAGGTCGTTCTCGATGAACTCCCGCACTTCGCGGCCCCGCTCGCCGACGAGGGCGATGACGTTGACATCGGCCCGCCCGTACCGGGCGATCATGCCCAGGAGCGTGCTCTTTCCCACGCCAGAACCGGCGAAGACGCCCATGCGCTGCCCGACCCCCATCGTCAGCATCCCGTCGATGGCCCGGACGCCGGTGGCAAAGGGACGGTCGATCATCTGCCGTTCCATCGGGTTGGGCGGTGCGGCGATGTTGGGGACGGTGCCGGTTATGTCCA is a window encoding:
- a CDS encoding FliI/YscN family ATPase; its protein translation is MTKILEASRRTARHVVLGRVAQVVGLVAESDGPTSRIGDVCVVETSGGAGQVTCEVVGFRGERVLLMPLGEMTGVQPGSLVRSTGSCLRVPSGNGLLGRVLDGLGRPIDGKGPLDITGTVPNIAAPPNPMERQMIDRPFATGVRAIDGMLTMGVGQRMGVFAGSGVGKSTLLGMIARYGRADVNVIALVGERGREVREFIENDLGPDGLARSVVVVATSDEPALVRIKAALTATAVAESFRDQGHDVLLMMDSVTRFAMAQREVGLAVGEPPSTKGYTPSVFALLPRLLERAGCAAKGAVTAIYTVLVDGDDTNEPVADATRAILDGHIVLSRKLTSRGHYPPIDVQNSLSRTMPMVVGPDQVSQANGMRELMADYADVEDLVSVGAYKPGTQPRSDTAIAKMPAVNEFLRQDKSERSEFEVTRERLREIIDA